A single region of the Pyxidicoccus trucidator genome encodes:
- a CDS encoding patatin-like phospholipase family protein — translation MANSTRLDVQRRRLYALKRSPALRHTSNTVLLRLLEQGRAATWKQGTVLCEEDRDAEGCFLLLDGELDVCRGGEPLLTLRPGTPLGFETVGGRYAVTARAVSHSSGLFFPRDAVTSLVHAHEEPRQDVGPVDTHLSVPEDLRSQAEVVAFESDSRDAPLSTLISLVAKAIAHDFGDRVLVLRTEAGSGARDDSVSLGADGVLRATLPGAPGRVDAEVLHRLARRCGAHYVFLDGCHVTDAVQLGKTVRLVSGPSRARPPLTGGARVLPTVVIDPERPSRGAVLGGQPQREGTAADTHVLPACWLRLDVARLARLPVDERTLEELELTDAELDALSRWGRALTHRRVGLALSGGGVWGFYHVHILRWLVGQGIPIDIISGASMGSLVGAYFCGTALDGKSGLEGLLRLEERAMNRQLSMATTAAMVTSYSLERFVAQDLRSTSLEELAIRFLPVATDLTTGDCVALEQGPVALGVRASGSAPGVFGPTLVPPARYVDGAFTSMVPANVLLGAGADVIFSSNIFPFGVRESARMPRTGLGRFLAGLNPLSRALDLMASGVLLLHRSGDSEALLADVSYDIDSAEMPLLTAMDFTRARDILERAAGDAALARKLEELKAHWCQVKTRASCLKPRSDGQQAA, via the coding sequence ATGGCAAACTCCACACGCCTCGATGTCCAGCGCAGACGGCTCTACGCGCTCAAGCGCTCGCCCGCGCTGCGGCACACCAGCAACACCGTCCTGCTGCGGTTGCTGGAGCAGGGGCGGGCGGCCACCTGGAAGCAGGGCACGGTGCTCTGCGAGGAGGACCGGGACGCCGAGGGCTGCTTCCTGCTGCTGGATGGCGAGCTGGACGTGTGCCGGGGCGGCGAGCCGCTGCTGACGCTGCGCCCCGGCACACCGCTGGGCTTCGAGACGGTGGGCGGGAGGTATGCCGTCACCGCGCGCGCCGTCTCGCATTCGAGTGGCCTCTTCTTCCCCCGGGACGCAGTCACATCGCTGGTGCACGCCCACGAGGAGCCACGGCAGGACGTGGGCCCCGTGGACACCCACCTGTCGGTGCCGGAGGACCTCCGCTCCCAGGCGGAGGTGGTGGCCTTCGAGAGTGATTCGCGGGACGCGCCGCTGTCCACGCTCATCTCGCTGGTGGCCAAGGCCATCGCCCACGACTTCGGGGACCGGGTGCTGGTGCTGCGCACGGAGGCGGGCTCGGGCGCGAGGGACGACTCGGTGTCCCTGGGCGCGGACGGCGTCCTGCGTGCCACGCTCCCTGGCGCACCGGGCCGGGTGGACGCGGAGGTGCTCCACCGACTCGCGCGGCGGTGTGGCGCGCACTACGTCTTTTTGGACGGCTGCCACGTCACCGACGCGGTGCAGCTGGGCAAGACGGTGCGGCTGGTCTCCGGCCCCTCGCGGGCGCGGCCCCCGCTCACCGGCGGTGCTCGCGTGCTGCCCACGGTGGTCATCGACCCCGAGCGTCCGTCGCGCGGCGCGGTGCTCGGCGGCCAGCCACAGCGGGAAGGGACGGCGGCGGACACGCATGTGCTGCCGGCCTGCTGGCTGCGGCTGGACGTGGCGCGGCTGGCGCGGCTGCCGGTGGACGAGCGGACGCTGGAGGAATTGGAGCTGACCGACGCGGAGCTGGACGCGCTGTCACGCTGGGGGAGGGCGCTGACGCATCGGCGCGTGGGGCTGGCGCTCAGCGGTGGCGGCGTGTGGGGCTTCTACCACGTGCACATCCTGCGCTGGCTGGTGGGCCAGGGCATCCCCATCGACATCATCAGCGGGGCCAGCATGGGCTCGCTGGTGGGGGCGTACTTCTGCGGCACCGCGCTGGACGGGAAGAGTGGCCTGGAGGGGCTGCTGCGGCTGGAGGAGCGGGCCATGAATCGCCAGCTCTCCATGGCGACCACGGCGGCGATGGTGACGTCGTACTCGCTGGAGCGCTTCGTGGCGCAGGACTTGCGAAGCACCTCGCTGGAGGAGCTGGCCATCCGCTTCCTCCCGGTGGCGACGGACCTGACCACGGGGGACTGCGTGGCGCTGGAGCAGGGGCCGGTGGCGCTGGGCGTGCGCGCCAGCGGGTCGGCGCCGGGCGTCTTCGGGCCCACGCTGGTGCCACCCGCGCGGTACGTGGACGGCGCCTTCACCAGCATGGTGCCGGCCAACGTGCTGCTGGGCGCGGGGGCGGACGTCATCTTCTCCAGCAACATCTTCCCCTTCGGCGTCCGGGAGTCGGCGCGCATGCCCCGCACGGGCCTGGGCCGCTTCCTGGCGGGCCTCAATCCACTGTCACGGGCGCTGGACCTGATGGCCAGCGGCGTGCTGCTGCTGCACCGCAGCGGAGACTCGGAGGCGCTGCTCGCGGACGTCAGCTACGACATCGACTCGGCGGAGATGCCGCTGCTCACGGCCATGGACTTCACCCGCGCGCGGGACATCCTCGAGCGCGCGGCCGGGGACGCGGCCCTGGCGCGGAAGCTGGAGGAGCTGAAGGCGCACTGGTGCCAGGTAAAGACGCGCGCCTCTTGCCTGAAGCCGCGCTCCGACGGACAACAGGCCGCATGA
- a CDS encoding SDR family NAD(P)-dependent oxidoreductase, translating to MEDEEETGSSQWALVLGASSGTGAAIAEAVARSPGLDVFGVHRGRYADSAARVEQVVQEAGRRAVMSQADASTPEAAEAGVEALRRVAGTRSVKLFVHSIAGASVGQFLSEGEDRLHARRIRRTFDTMAHSFVYWAQALVAADMLAPEARLLGLQNPLDETHLSNTGLVSASKAALEMYVRHLAVELGPLGHRVNLLKFGTVMTPALRHVYSPEALARLEAMHSRMNPAGRMCTVEEVARFVTVLAGEDAAWFNGATIDFTGGMTLRLIDLVLNP from the coding sequence ATGGAGGACGAGGAGGAGACAGGCAGCTCCCAATGGGCACTTGTACTGGGAGCCTCTTCCGGCACGGGAGCTGCCATCGCGGAAGCGGTAGCGCGCAGCCCCGGGCTGGACGTGTTCGGTGTGCACCGGGGGCGCTACGCGGACAGCGCGGCGCGGGTGGAGCAGGTAGTCCAGGAGGCCGGGCGCCGCGCGGTGATGTCGCAGGCGGACGCGTCCACGCCCGAGGCAGCGGAGGCGGGCGTGGAGGCGCTGCGGCGGGTGGCGGGGACGCGCAGCGTGAAGCTGTTCGTCCACTCGATTGCCGGGGCCTCGGTGGGACAGTTCCTGTCCGAGGGTGAGGACCGGCTGCACGCGCGGCGCATCCGCCGCACCTTCGACACCATGGCGCACTCGTTCGTGTACTGGGCGCAGGCGCTGGTGGCGGCGGACATGCTGGCACCCGAGGCGCGGCTGCTCGGCTTGCAGAACCCGCTGGACGAGACGCACCTGTCCAACACGGGCCTCGTCAGCGCGTCGAAGGCGGCGCTGGAGATGTACGTGCGCCACCTCGCGGTGGAGCTGGGGCCGCTCGGGCACCGCGTCAACCTGCTCAAGTTCGGCACGGTGATGACGCCCGCGCTGCGGCATGTGTACTCGCCGGAGGCGCTGGCGCGACTGGAGGCCATGCACTCGCGGATGAACCCCGCCGGACGCATGTGCACGGTGGAGGAGGTGGCCCGCTTCGTCACCGTGCTCGCGGGTGAGGACGCGGCGTGGTTCAACGGGGCCACCATCGACTTCACGGGTGGCATGACGCTGAGGCTCATCGACCTGGTGCTCAATCCCTGA
- a CDS encoding efflux RND transporter permease subunit, with amino-acid sequence MFTDFFIRRPVFSSVVSIIITLVGAISIPSLAVEQYPDLSLPVVQVSATYIGASAETVESAVTTVLERQLNGVQGMRYISSTSSNTGQANINVTFDPGRDLDLAAVDVQNRVSTASAQLPAEVNALGITVNKSQTQLLMAFGLFDQEGRYDVGFLSNYADVFIRDALLRVSGVGDVRIFGERRFAMRLWLDPTELARRGLAATDVVNALRTQNVQVGAGQVGQQPAPPGQTFQFTVRVQGQLTTAEQFGNIVVQRGQDGSLVRIKDVGRAELGAENYGQLLRFNGRDAVGLGIFQLPGSNALEVRDGVVAELERLKASFPPGMTYERAFDTTAAVEASIEEVLVTLGEAILLVVLVVFIFLHGWRSVLVVATTLPVSLVGTFLFVSAFGFSINTLTLFGLTLATGLVVDDAIIVIENVERTMEHDNVDAREATHRGMKQVAGALVAIALVLSAVFVPVSFFPGTTGIIYRQFALTLAFSICLSALVALTLSPALCALLLKPHEGQKWKVFRLFDRALDRFRDAYGRLLVRLTGPLKWPVTIAFVVCLVGTLVVYRLTPAGFIPGEDQGYLIVAVQGPEGTSLDYTRQVLLQAEDVLRQQPEVADIFTVGGFSLLGTGANYGTLFVNLRPWDEREEQEQSVAGIVERLRGPLIGIGGARVLPFEPPAIRGVGSVGGFEFVLEDQQGGRSLAELAQTTEALVSRASQDPGLRGVFSSFTANTPLLDVEVDREKALALGVPLDAVFSTMQVYLGSQYVNDFTFASRVYRVYVQAAVPFRNEPKDIDALYVRSSAGQMVPLESLVKVRPITSAQNIQHYNLYRSAGLNGQAAPGSSTGQALDAMERVARESLPAGYTFEWTGLSQEQKQAGSSVLLIFGLGIIFVFLVLSAQYESFTLPAVILLGVPVAMLGALGLQNLRGLQNDVFCQVGLVMLVGLSSKNAILIVEFAEQLRQEGRSVVEAAIHSAQTRLRPILMTSFAFLMGVVPLVLATGAGASARKSLGTTVFGGMLLSTFVNLIFIPVLYVLVKGLRTRSTPPTTPPEPQSA; translated from the coding sequence ATGTTCACGGACTTCTTCATCCGCCGCCCCGTCTTCTCCAGCGTGGTGTCCATCATCATCACGCTGGTGGGGGCCATCTCCATCCCCTCGCTCGCCGTCGAGCAGTACCCGGACCTGTCGCTGCCCGTGGTGCAGGTGTCGGCGACCTACATCGGCGCGTCCGCGGAGACGGTGGAGAGCGCCGTCACCACGGTGCTGGAGCGCCAGCTCAACGGCGTGCAGGGGATGCGCTACATCTCCTCCACCAGCAGCAACACCGGGCAGGCCAACATCAACGTCACCTTCGACCCGGGGCGGGACCTGGACCTCGCCGCGGTGGACGTGCAGAACCGGGTGTCCACCGCGTCCGCGCAGCTGCCCGCCGAGGTGAACGCGCTGGGCATCACCGTCAACAAGTCGCAGACGCAGCTGCTCATGGCCTTCGGCCTGTTCGACCAGGAGGGCCGCTACGACGTCGGCTTCCTGAGCAACTACGCGGACGTCTTCATCCGGGACGCGCTGCTGCGCGTGAGCGGCGTGGGCGACGTGCGCATCTTCGGCGAGCGGCGCTTCGCCATGCGCCTGTGGCTGGACCCCACGGAGCTGGCGCGCCGGGGCCTGGCCGCGACGGACGTGGTGAACGCGCTGCGCACGCAGAACGTGCAGGTGGGCGCGGGCCAGGTGGGCCAGCAGCCCGCCCCGCCAGGACAGACGTTCCAGTTCACCGTGCGCGTGCAGGGGCAGCTCACCACGGCGGAGCAGTTCGGGAACATCGTCGTGCAGCGCGGGCAGGACGGCTCACTGGTGCGAATCAAGGACGTGGGCCGCGCGGAGCTGGGGGCGGAGAACTACGGGCAGCTGCTGCGCTTCAACGGCCGCGACGCGGTGGGCCTGGGCATCTTCCAGCTCCCCGGCTCCAACGCGCTGGAGGTACGCGACGGCGTGGTGGCGGAGCTGGAGCGACTCAAGGCCAGCTTCCCACCGGGCATGACGTACGAGCGCGCCTTCGACACCACGGCGGCGGTGGAGGCGTCCATTGAAGAGGTCCTCGTCACGCTGGGAGAGGCCATCCTCCTGGTGGTGCTCGTCGTCTTCATCTTCCTGCACGGCTGGCGCAGCGTGCTGGTGGTGGCCACCACGCTGCCGGTGTCGCTGGTGGGCACCTTCCTCTTCGTCAGCGCCTTCGGCTTCTCCATCAACACGCTGACGCTGTTCGGCCTCACGCTGGCCACCGGCCTCGTGGTGGACGACGCCATCATCGTCATCGAGAACGTCGAGCGCACCATGGAGCATGACAACGTGGACGCTCGCGAGGCCACGCACCGGGGCATGAAGCAGGTGGCCGGCGCGCTGGTGGCGATTGCCCTCGTGCTGTCCGCGGTGTTCGTCCCGGTGTCCTTCTTCCCCGGCACCACGGGCATCATCTACCGGCAGTTCGCGCTCACCCTCGCCTTCTCCATCTGCCTGTCCGCGCTGGTGGCCCTCACGCTGTCCCCTGCCCTGTGCGCGCTGCTCCTCAAGCCGCACGAGGGCCAGAAGTGGAAGGTGTTCCGCCTGTTCGACCGGGCGCTGGACAGGTTCCGCGACGCGTACGGGCGGCTGCTCGTCCGGCTCACCGGGCCGCTGAAGTGGCCCGTCACCATCGCCTTCGTGGTGTGCCTCGTTGGCACCCTCGTCGTCTACCGGCTCACGCCCGCCGGCTTCATCCCAGGCGAGGACCAGGGCTACCTCATCGTCGCCGTGCAGGGCCCGGAAGGCACCTCGCTGGACTACACACGTCAGGTGCTCCTCCAGGCGGAGGACGTGCTGCGCCAGCAGCCGGAGGTGGCGGACATCTTCACCGTGGGCGGCTTCTCGCTGCTGGGCACCGGCGCCAACTACGGCACCCTCTTCGTCAACCTGCGCCCGTGGGACGAGCGCGAGGAGCAGGAGCAGAGCGTGGCCGGCATCGTGGAGCGACTGCGCGGCCCGCTGATTGGCATTGGCGGCGCGCGGGTGCTGCCCTTCGAGCCCCCCGCCATCCGCGGCGTGGGCAGCGTGGGCGGCTTCGAGTTCGTCCTCGAGGACCAGCAGGGCGGTCGCTCGCTGGCGGAATTGGCGCAGACGACGGAGGCCCTGGTGTCGCGCGCCAGCCAGGACCCGGGGCTGCGGGGCGTCTTCTCCTCCTTCACCGCCAACACGCCGCTGCTGGACGTGGAGGTGGACCGCGAGAAGGCGCTGGCGCTGGGCGTGCCGCTGGACGCGGTGTTCTCCACGATGCAGGTCTACCTGGGCAGCCAGTACGTCAATGACTTCACCTTCGCCAGCCGCGTGTACCGCGTCTACGTGCAGGCGGCCGTCCCGTTCCGCAACGAGCCGAAGGACATCGACGCGCTCTACGTGCGCTCGTCGGCCGGGCAGATGGTGCCGCTGGAGTCCCTGGTGAAGGTGCGGCCGATTACCAGCGCGCAGAACATCCAGCACTACAACCTCTATCGCTCCGCGGGGCTGAATGGACAGGCGGCGCCAGGCTCCAGCACCGGGCAGGCGCTGGACGCCATGGAGCGGGTGGCCCGCGAGTCCCTGCCGGCGGGCTACACCTTCGAGTGGACGGGCCTGTCCCAGGAGCAGAAGCAGGCCGGCAGCAGCGTGCTGCTCATCTTCGGCCTGGGCATCATCTTCGTGTTCCTCGTGCTGTCGGCGCAGTACGAGAGCTTCACCCTGCCCGCCGTCATCCTCCTGGGCGTGCCGGTGGCCATGCTGGGCGCGCTGGGCCTGCAAAATTTGCGCGGCCTGCAGAACGACGTGTTCTGCCAGGTGGGACTCGTCATGCTGGTGGGCCTGTCCAGCAAGAATGCCATCCTCATCGTCGAGTTCGCCGAGCAGCTCCGCCAGGAAGGACGCAGCGTGGTGGAGGCCGCCATCCACTCCGCGCAGACGCGCCTGCGCCCCATCCTCATGACTTCCTTCGCCTTTCTCATGGGCGTGGTGCCGCTGGTGCTGGCCACTGGCGCGGGCGCCTCCGCGCGCAAGTCATTGGGCACCACTGTCTTCGGGGGCATGCTGCTGTCCACCTTTGTCAACCTCATCTTCATCCCCGTGCTGTATGTGCTGGTGAAGGGCTTGCGCACACGCTCAACACCTCCCACCACCCCGCCCGAGCCGCAGTCCGCGTGA
- a CDS encoding glutaminase, with the protein MDYQAILTEVMAAVRPVVGQGRVANYIPALAAVDPGRFGMALATVDGEVFGVGDWRMPFSIQSISKVFTLALALARDGDAVWRRVGKEPSGNPFNSLVQLEYEQGVPRNPFINAGALVITDRLLSLTGDARGVLRDFLRAESGNPTLDFDPGVAASEAEHGHRNSALAHFMASYGNMENPVARVLEHYFWQCSLAASCADLARACGFLARHGQRASGERLLTRSQAKQVNAVMLTCGTYDAAGEFAYRVGLPGKSGVGGGIIAIIPNRCGLCVWSPGLDSRGNSMAGVEALDRFTTLTGLSVF; encoded by the coding sequence ATGGACTATCAGGCGATTCTCACCGAGGTGATGGCGGCGGTCCGGCCGGTGGTGGGGCAGGGACGGGTGGCCAACTACATCCCCGCGCTCGCGGCGGTGGACCCGGGCCGCTTCGGCATGGCGCTGGCCACCGTGGACGGCGAGGTGTTTGGCGTGGGCGACTGGCGCATGCCCTTCTCCATCCAGAGCATCTCCAAGGTCTTCACGCTGGCCCTCGCGCTGGCCCGGGATGGGGATGCCGTCTGGCGCCGCGTGGGCAAGGAGCCCTCGGGCAATCCCTTCAACTCGCTGGTCCAGCTCGAATACGAGCAGGGCGTCCCTCGCAACCCGTTCATCAACGCGGGGGCGCTAGTCATCACGGACCGGTTGCTCAGCCTCACCGGCGATGCCCGCGGCGTGCTGCGCGACTTCCTCCGCGCGGAGAGTGGCAACCCCACGCTGGACTTCGACCCCGGCGTCGCCGCCTCGGAGGCCGAGCACGGCCACCGCAACTCCGCCCTGGCCCACTTCATGGCCAGCTACGGCAACATGGAGAATCCCGTCGCCCGGGTGCTGGAGCACTACTTCTGGCAGTGCTCCCTGGCCGCGAGCTGCGCGGACCTCGCGCGCGCCTGCGGCTTCCTCGCCCGCCATGGCCAGCGCGCCAGCGGGGAACGGCTGCTCACCCGGAGCCAGGCCAAGCAGGTGAATGCGGTCATGCTCACCTGTGGCACGTATGACGCCGCCGGAGAGTTCGCCTACCGCGTCGGCCTGCCCGGAAAGAGCGGAGTGGGGGGCGGCATCATCGCCATCATTCCCAATCGCTGTGGCCTGTGCGTGTGGAGCCCCGGGCTCGACTCACGTGGAAACTCGATGGCCGGTGTGGAAGCGCTGGACCGCTTCACCACCCTCACCGGCCTCTCGGTGTTCTGA
- a CDS encoding lysophospholipid acyltransferase family protein, whose protein sequence is MKRAGGLPLATWLAAFRLLRRYHRYEVVNLEPLLRPGAKLIVGYHGRPLAMDLCMLTVTLHERLGYLPHGVAHGAFDRIPGMRAVADGLGFVTGDDPRLAEAVARGEHILLQPGGTREGCRSFRQRYRVDWGERLGYLRLAVRYRLPIVPVGGSGMDDAYVGLNDGYALGRRLGMPARLPLWLGIGATGVWPFSLPFPVKMRQWVGEPLTRHLEPGFDASDRASMLAVHHEVAGAVQALLDTAREQAS, encoded by the coding sequence ATGAAGCGCGCGGGCGGGCTGCCGCTGGCCACGTGGCTGGCCGCCTTCCGGCTGCTGCGCCGCTACCACCGCTATGAGGTGGTGAACCTGGAGCCGCTGCTGCGGCCCGGCGCCAAGCTCATCGTCGGCTACCACGGGCGGCCGCTGGCCATGGACCTGTGCATGCTGACGGTGACGCTCCACGAGCGCCTGGGCTACCTGCCGCATGGCGTGGCGCATGGCGCGTTCGACCGGATTCCTGGCATGCGCGCGGTGGCGGACGGGCTGGGCTTCGTCACCGGGGATGACCCGCGACTGGCGGAGGCGGTAGCGCGCGGCGAGCATATACTATTGCAACCCGGTGGCACGCGCGAGGGCTGCCGGAGCTTCCGCCAGCGCTACCGCGTGGACTGGGGCGAGCGCCTGGGTTACCTGCGCCTCGCGGTGCGTTACCGACTGCCCATTGTGCCTGTGGGTGGCAGTGGAATGGACGATGCGTACGTGGGCCTCAATGATGGATATGCGTTAGGACGCCGGCTGGGAATGCCGGCACGGCTGCCGTTGTGGCTGGGCATTGGAGCCACGGGCGTCTGGCCCTTCTCGCTGCCTTTCCCAGTGAAGATGAGGCAATGGGTGGGCGAGCCGCTGACGCGCCACCTGGAGCCGGGCTTCGACGCGAGCGACAGGGCGTCGATGCTGGCGGTTCATCATGAGGTCGCGGGCGCGGTGCAGGCCCTCTTGGACACGGCGCGCGAGCAAGCCAGCTGA
- a CDS encoding S8 family peptidase, with protein MPMPEQFQAPKVRTIDVQLKAGFGEAWLRLQVTELGGAGWSVCPVPFNLQCDEFDVVPETDVEPARAWDFARELRACDGVVDAEPTFEVLYAEPRAQAFTGVDPDIIRSPQLLESLGGPAESGGAYDWSVKLVQAEEAWELPGGVARQGQGIRIGHPDSGYEQHAELGTRFNPVPGWDFIEQARPTQNPGGDHGLRTASVISSADNRPQPSVTGIAPGAEVIPLRVTKPHGFIPAPVLFETGTDRLRDAIWYALEHGFHVLSISLGWLPNAGLHRAIQEAVKGNIIVISAAGNHTGRVVVWPAAYPEVIAMAACTAQRTPWQGSARGPAVDATGPGEGVWTADMEKYVAPSSGTSYAVATVAGIAALWLAHHGRDNLLARYKDGPRLSQVFRHMLRASCQPWEQSEALWGAGIVNALECLKTPLPEFPAPERAGTMATSRAALTAERLEDAFPAIPEPRLHQHLARVLGVDGKAVPKLLAEHGRELRFWLLTQPGFRRALAESSVPALETSRGAERPTLPRFSDGLSKALREARLTD; from the coding sequence ATGCCGATGCCGGAACAGTTTCAAGCTCCGAAGGTCCGCACCATTGACGTCCAGCTCAAGGCAGGCTTCGGAGAGGCTTGGCTCAGGCTGCAGGTCACCGAGCTCGGTGGGGCCGGGTGGAGCGTGTGCCCCGTCCCATTCAATCTCCAGTGTGACGAGTTCGACGTGGTGCCCGAGACGGACGTCGAGCCCGCCCGCGCCTGGGATTTCGCGCGCGAGCTCCGGGCCTGCGATGGCGTCGTGGATGCCGAGCCCACCTTCGAGGTGCTCTATGCGGAGCCGCGCGCGCAGGCGTTCACCGGGGTGGACCCCGACATCATCAGGTCCCCGCAGTTGCTCGAAAGCCTCGGTGGGCCCGCGGAGTCAGGGGGCGCCTACGACTGGAGCGTGAAGCTCGTCCAGGCGGAAGAGGCCTGGGAGCTCCCTGGCGGCGTGGCTCGCCAGGGGCAGGGCATCCGCATCGGCCACCCCGATAGCGGCTACGAGCAGCACGCGGAGCTCGGGACGCGGTTCAATCCGGTGCCTGGCTGGGACTTCATCGAGCAGGCGCGTCCGACGCAGAACCCGGGCGGTGACCACGGGCTTCGCACGGCGAGCGTCATCTCGAGCGCCGACAACCGCCCCCAGCCCTCGGTCACCGGCATCGCGCCAGGAGCCGAGGTCATCCCCCTGCGGGTGACGAAGCCACATGGATTCATTCCGGCGCCCGTGTTGTTCGAGACCGGCACGGACCGTCTCCGCGACGCCATCTGGTATGCGCTCGAGCATGGGTTCCATGTGCTCAGCATCAGCCTCGGGTGGCTGCCGAACGCAGGGCTGCACCGGGCCATTCAGGAGGCGGTGAAGGGCAACATCATCGTCATCTCGGCCGCGGGCAACCACACGGGACGCGTGGTCGTCTGGCCCGCGGCCTATCCCGAGGTCATCGCGATGGCGGCCTGCACCGCGCAGCGCACCCCGTGGCAGGGCTCGGCCCGAGGTCCCGCCGTCGATGCCACCGGCCCGGGAGAGGGCGTGTGGACCGCCGACATGGAGAAGTACGTGGCCCCCAGCAGTGGCACCTCGTACGCGGTGGCGACGGTCGCCGGCATCGCGGCGCTCTGGCTCGCGCACCACGGCCGCGACAACCTGCTCGCCCGGTACAAGGACGGTCCACGACTCTCCCAGGTGTTCAGGCACATGCTGCGGGCGAGCTGCCAGCCCTGGGAGCAGAGTGAGGCCCTCTGGGGCGCGGGCATCGTGAATGCCCTCGAGTGCCTCAAGACGCCGCTGCCGGAGTTTCCCGCGCCTGAGCGCGCAGGGACGATGGCGACGAGCAGGGCAGCCCTCACTGCGGAGCGGCTCGAGGACGCCTTCCCTGCCATTCCCGAGCCGAGGCTCCACCAGCACCTGGCCCGCGTGCTCGGCGTGGACGGCAAGGCAGTCCCGAAGCTGCTCGCCGAGCATGGGCGGGAGCTGCGCTTCTGGCTGTTGACGCAACCCGGCTTCCGCCGCGCACTCGCAGAGTCCTCCGTCCCCGCGCTGGAGACGTCCAGAGGGGCGGAGCGCCCGACGCTGCCGCGATTCTCGGACGGGCTGAGCAAAGCCCTGCGCGAGGCACGCCTCACGGATTGA
- a CDS encoding 3-oxoacyl-ACP synthase III family protein codes for MIPVRILGTSSVLPGQAVTTAELCARVGRDAAEVERKTGIRTRHFAPPGTKAADVAVAALRGALEAAGLEAKALRRILCVTSMGGDVTTPATANRVAAGLGLAGSCDAMDLSNACMGFLSAFDLAARSVATGLGPVGIVSVELLSRTTTPEDPRPYLVLGDAAAAAVLGAARPGEGVLGVALGNDGTFPTDVVLENPHVTGKLERMRFLTPSKEMTRVALDALLRASRTVLDEAGVALGDVEWVLTHQPNGSMLEAILGAMDVAPERGVRVVDTVGSVGSASLGLGLDRLLRTRPVKPGDRILMVGVGAGVAHGAVLYRVGG; via the coding sequence ATGATTCCCGTTCGCATCCTGGGCACGTCGAGTGTCCTCCCCGGGCAGGCGGTAACGACGGCGGAGCTGTGCGCGCGCGTGGGGCGCGACGCCGCGGAGGTGGAGCGCAAGACGGGCATCCGGACCCGACACTTCGCGCCTCCGGGCACGAAGGCGGCGGACGTGGCGGTGGCGGCGCTGCGCGGCGCGCTGGAGGCGGCGGGGCTGGAGGCGAAGGCGCTGCGCCGCATCCTCTGCGTCACCTCCATGGGCGGCGACGTCACCACGCCCGCCACGGCCAACCGGGTGGCGGCGGGGCTGGGGCTGGCGGGGAGCTGTGACGCCATGGACCTGAGCAACGCGTGCATGGGCTTCCTGAGCGCCTTCGACCTGGCGGCCCGCTCGGTGGCGACGGGGCTGGGGCCGGTGGGCATCGTCTCGGTGGAGTTGCTGTCGCGCACCACCACCCCGGAGGACCCGCGCCCGTACCTGGTGCTGGGCGACGCGGCGGCGGCGGCGGTGCTGGGCGCGGCGCGGCCCGGCGAGGGCGTGCTGGGCGTGGCCCTGGGCAACGACGGCACCTTCCCGACGGACGTGGTGCTGGAGAACCCCCACGTCACCGGGAAGCTGGAGCGGATGCGCTTCCTCACGCCCAGCAAGGAGATGACGCGCGTGGCGCTGGACGCGCTGCTGCGGGCCTCGCGCACGGTGCTGGACGAGGCGGGTGTGGCGCTCGGCGACGTGGAGTGGGTGCTCACGCACCAGCCCAACGGGAGCATGCTGGAGGCCATCCTCGGGGCCATGGACGTGGCACCGGAGCGTGGCGTGCGCGTGGTGGACACGGTGGGCAGCGTGGGCTCGGCGTCGCTGGGGTTGGGGTTGGACAGGCTGCTGCGCACGCGGCCGGTGAAGCCCGGGGACAGGATTCTCATGGTGGGGGTGGGCGCGGGCGTGGCGCACGGCGCGGTGCTGTACCGGGTGGGGGGATGA